Below is a genomic region from Actinomycetes bacterium.
GCATCACCTGCAGACGGGGGTACTCCTCGTCGAGGGTCACCGCCAGCCATGGATAGCTCTTGTCGTCGCGGTACTTCACGTTGAACCGCGGGTCGTACTCCTTGATCCAGGAGTACTCCAGCTGCAGCGCCTCGACCTCGGTCGCCACCACCACCCAGTCCACCCGCACCGCGGTGGTCACCATGGTCTGGGTGCGCGGGTGCAGGGCTGACAGGTCGGCGAAGTACGAGGCCAGCCTCGAGCGCAGGCTCTTGGCCTTGCCGACGTAGACCACCCGCCCGTGGGCGTCCCAGAAGCGGTACACCCCCGGCTCGTCCGGGACCGACCCCGGCGAGGGTCGGTACGTCGACGGGTCGGCCACGGGCCGAGGGTACGTCGGCCCGGCGACGCCTCCGACCGCGGCGACGCCTCCGGCCGCGCGCGGGGCGCGCGCTTCAGGCGTTCGCGCTCACAGCGGCGTTAGCAGCGGCGCAGGAGCGGGACAGCGGTCAGGTGATGACCAGATTGTCGCCGTCGACGGTCACCGTCTTGGCGGGCAGCGGCACCTTCGCCGGCGAGGTCGGCGTCGGGTCGCCGGTCGCGATCGCGAAGTGGCTGCCGTGGCAGGGGCAGACGATGAACCCGTCCTGCACCCCGCCGACGGTGCAGCCCATGTGGGTGCACGTCGACGAGAACGCCTTGAACTGCCCTGCGGTGGGCTGGGTCACGACCACCGAGCCGTCGACCGTGCCGCCGCCGACCGGGACCTTGGACTTGGCGACCGTGACCCCCGAGGTCCCGCCCGAGCCGCCCCCGCCGGTGGAGCCGCCACCGTTGGTGCCGCCCCCGCCGCAGCCGGCCAGCAACGGGAGGGCCACCGCGCCGGCCCCGATGGCGGTCGCTCCCCGCAGCACGTCGCGTCGACCCAGCGTGCCCATGCCCTCGCTCCGTTCCGCCCCCGCGGGGGCCGTGCGACGCCATGGGCGCCGTGCCGTCGTCCTCCTCCTCCCAACGTCGGAGTCGGGCCGAAGGTTCACCCGCCAGGATCTCAGGCCCGGGCGCGCGCCGCCTTGCGGGGGGCGCGGGCCCGCCCGCGCCCCCCCGTTCCGAGCACGGGGCGGAGGAAGCGGCCGGTGTGGCTCGTCTCGTGCGCGGCGACCTCCTCCGGCGTGCCGGTGGTCACCACCAGGCCGCCCCCGAAGCCGCCCTCGGGACCCATGTCCACGATCCAGTCCGCGGTCTTGATCACGTCGAGGTTGTGCTCGATGACGATGACCGTGTTGCCCTTGTCGACCAGCCCCTGCAGGACGCCCAGGAGCTTGCGGATGTCCTCGAAGTGCAGCCCTGTGGTGGGCTCGTCGAGCACGTACGCCGTGCGGCCGGTGGACCGCTTCTGCAGCTCCGAGGCGAGCTTGACCCGCTGGGCCTCACCACCCGACAACGTGGGGGCGGGCTGGCCGAGGCGGACATAGCCGAGTCCGACGTCGTTCAACGTCTGCAGGTGCCGGGCGATGGGGGGCACGGCCGCGAAGAAGTCCAGCGCCTCCTCGATCGGCATGTCGAGGACCTCGGCGATGGTCTTGCCCTTGAAGTGGACCTCGAGCGTCTCGCGGTTGTAGCGCGCACCGTGGCAGACCTCGCAGGGCACGTACACGTCCGGCAGGAAGTTCATCTCGATCTTGATCGTGCCGTCGCCGGCGCAGTTCTCGCAGCGTCCGCCCTTGACGTTGAAGGAGAACCGGCCCTGCAGGTAGCCGCGGACCTTGGCCTCGGTCGTCTCGGCGAACAGGCGCCGGATGTGGTCGAAGACGCCGGTGTAGGTCGCCGGGTTGGAGCGCGGGGTACGCCCGATGGGGCTCTGGTCGACGTGGACGACCTTGTCCAGGTGCTGGATGCCCTTGACCCGGGTGTGGCGGCCCGGGACGGTCCGCGCGCCGTTCAGCTCGCGGGCCAACACGTTGTAGAGGATGTCGTTGACCAGGGTCGACTTGCCGGACCCGCTGACGCCGGTGACCGCGACCAGGCACCCGAGCGGGAACTCGACGTCCACGCCCTGCAGGTTGTGCTCCCGCGCGCCCTGGACGACCAGGGAACGGCCGGGGGTCCGAGGGCGGCGCACTGCGGGCACCTCGAGGGTGCGGCGACCGGACAGGTAGGCACCGGTCAGGGAGTCGGGCGAGGCGAGCAGGTCGGCCACCGTCCCCGACACCACGACCTGCCCGCCGTGCTCCCCCGCGCCCGGCCCGATGTCGACGACCCAGTCGGCGGTGCGGATGGTGTCCTCGTCGTGCTCGACGACGATGAGGGTGTTGCCGAGGTCACGCAGCCGCACCAGGGTCTCGATGAGGCGGTGGTTGTCCCGCTGGTGCAGCCCGATGGAGGGCTCGTCGAGGACGTAGAGGACACCGACCAGGCCGGACCCGATCTGGGTCGCGAGGCGGATGCGCTGGGCCTCGCCGCCGGCGAGGGTCGCC
It encodes:
- a CDS encoding Rieske (2Fe-2S) protein; translation: MGTLGRRDVLRGATAIGAGAVALPLLAGCGGGGTNGGGSTGGGGSGGTSGVTVAKSKVPVGGGTVDGSVVVTQPTAGQFKAFSSTCTHMGCTVGGVQDGFIVCPCHGSHFAIATGDPTPTSPAKVPLPAKTVTVDGDNLVIT